From Psychrobacillus sp. FSL K6-2836, a single genomic window includes:
- a CDS encoding ABC transporter permease — MFSAIFGSVEQGFIYAIMALGVYLTFRVLDFPDLTVDGSFVTGAGTAAMMIVLGYHPALATLVAILAGFLAGCMTGLLHTKGKINPLLSGILMMIALYSINLRIMGFTVENSVGRPNIPLMNEETLFSQFFGWWGSLGIDETINGLLTSMGIQHVPKTWGTVIIVAILIVIIKFIFDRFLKTEVGLAIRATGDNKKMIRSFSVNTDTLIILGLGLSNALVAFSGALIAQYAKFSDIGMGIGMIVIGLASVIIGEAIFGTKTIVRTTLAVIIGAIIYRIVLALALRVEFLDPGDMKLITAIIVIVALILPQYFEKRREKSRKAKRHALRESDTILKSKESENLA, encoded by the coding sequence GTGTATTTGACATTCCGGGTGTTAGATTTTCCTGATCTAACGGTAGATGGTAGCTTTGTAACTGGAGCGGGTACTGCAGCAATGATGATCGTGTTGGGCTATCACCCTGCGCTTGCGACTCTTGTTGCTATACTCGCAGGATTTCTTGCAGGTTGTATGACCGGTCTGTTACACACAAAAGGGAAGATTAATCCCTTGCTTTCTGGTATTTTAATGATGATTGCTTTGTATTCCATTAACTTACGGATAATGGGATTTACTGTTGAGAACTCGGTAGGACGACCGAATATCCCTTTGATGAATGAAGAAACCCTATTTAGCCAATTCTTCGGATGGTGGGGAAGTTTAGGTATTGATGAAACGATAAATGGGTTATTAACTTCCATGGGTATTCAACACGTTCCTAAGACTTGGGGAACAGTAATAATTGTTGCTATTTTAATCGTTATTATTAAGTTTATTTTTGATAGGTTCTTGAAAACGGAAGTTGGTTTAGCGATTCGTGCTACTGGCGATAACAAAAAAATGATTCGAAGCTTTTCTGTAAATACAGATACGCTTATCATATTAGGGCTAGGTCTTTCTAATGCTTTAGTTGCGTTTTCCGGAGCGTTGATAGCACAATATGCAAAGTTTTCGGATATCGGAATGGGCATAGGGATGATTGTAATCGGACTTGCATCTGTTATTATTGGAGAAGCGATTTTCGGTACGAAAACAATTGTAAGAACGACTCTTGCTGTAATTATAGGTGCCATTATTTATCGTATCGTACTAGCTTTAGCACTTCGAGTAGAATTTTTGGATCCAGGAGATATGAAGCTAATTACTGCAATTATTGTAATTGTAGCGCTAATTTTACCTCAATATTTCGAAAAACGTCGTGAAAAAAGTAGAAAAGCTAAACGTCATGCGCTACGCGAGTCCGATACTATACTAAAAAGTAAGGAGAGTGAAAACCTTGCTTAA